The Thunnus thynnus chromosome 22, fThuThy2.1, whole genome shotgun sequence genome includes a window with the following:
- the LOC137174879 gene encoding zinc finger MYM-type protein 1-like isoform X1, whose product MEENQNLENHTNNPVTMEEPGSHSNNTEGVSNAPQHWLLLEIKQEEEEEEEQSISQRGDQKTENHTDNPVKREEPGSPSATTDKQGTENSGSHSNNTAGVSNAPQHWLLPDIKQEKEEEEEQSISQRGDLLDFTDQDHYKIKIEENQNLENHTNNPVKREEPGSPSATTDKQGIDNSGSHSNNIKKEKEEEEELFISQRGDQDHYEIEMEENQNPENHTNNPVTMEEPGSPSATTDKQENGAAIANEAINGNMSEGVTERHGRRHSEWFGEEHLVDYLLSHPFHSLDYAVKMRIKTAGRPTPQITMIKNARPGQQKDSKLTKVWYERYSWLTGSPTTNRLYCWPCLLMGNPKAHFNTWSAQGFCDVKNLDRATKRHDKCFEHISANSKLKLFGRVPNKELVDEGTRLQRANHNVKVRRNRDALIRLIDATAYLGMQEQSFRGHDERQESANKGNYRELVDLIARYDNILAEHIENSGVFSDLSKTIQNDLISAIASTIKSEIKGEVDAAPFFAWQIDETTDVSCHSQLSVIVRYIDDNGTIQERFLGFFDVSSGRDAQSIFELLQSEMSGFNFEEKLIAQTYDGAAIMASDLNSLQAKVRAVAPSAVFVHCYAHRLNLVLSQGLKSIPKAKIFFATLGGFSSYFCKSTKRVMMLEESGCSRVPRNEPTRWNFTSHIVNTVALNRDSLIDTFTRIINHPSMDDESVRTADGLKTKLENFEFMFLLYTSEQIFSETDVMFDVLQKKAMDVSLCKRSVEKLMDTLEELKSEEAFERIFSRAADVTEDPELVHRRKRRQGNEDPRKVYRRLYDSIHTSVKSQIGQRYQNLECLRFMELLDFAKFQSFRTEFPLDAFRSLTDNYSHFFDLVKLKTELQVFYSDKEIQGGSIKLCDSLQSMKASGLNDAMPELYRLMSLIATIGVTSAGVERSFSCLKRLKSYTRNTMGQERLKNLAILAIERKILKSLRKNPHWYENTIDIFAAQTSRGMDFSFK is encoded by the exons ATGGAGGAGAACCAGAACCTGGAGAACCACACCAACAACCCTGTTACAATGGAAGAACCAGGTTCACACTCCAACAACACAGAAGGTGTCAGTAATGCACCTCAACACTGGTTGCTgcttgaaataaaacaggaagaagaagaagaagaagaacagtccATCAGTCAGAGAGGAGACCAGAAGACAGAGAACCACACCGACAACCCTGTTAAAAGAGAAGAACCAGGTTCACCCTCTGCTACCACCGATAAACAG ggGACAGAAAACTCTGGTTCACACTCCAACAACACAGCAGGTGTCAGTAATGCACCTCAACACTGGTTGCTACCcgacataaaacaggaaaaagaagaagaagaagaacagtccATCAGTCAGAGAGGAGACCTGCTGGATTTCACAGACCAGGACCACTACAAGATCAAAATAGAGGAGAACCAGAACCTGGAGAACCACACCAACAACCCTGTTAAAAGAGAAGAACCAGGTTCACCCTCTGCTACCACCGATAAACAG ggGATCGATAACTCTGGTTCACACTCCAAcaacataaaaaaggaaaaagaagaagaagaggaattGTTCATCAGTCAGAGAGGAGACCAGGACCACTATGAGATTGAAATGGAGGAGAACCAGAACCCGGAGAACCACACCAACAACCCTGTTACAATGGAAGAACCAGGTTCACCCTCTGCTACCACCGATAAACAG GAGAATGGTGCTGCTATTGCTAATGAGGCAATTAATGGCAACATGAGTGAGGGGGTCACAGAGAGGCATGGACGCAGACACAGCGAGTGGTTTGGGGAAGAACATCTCGTGGATTATTTGTTGTCACACCCATTCCACAGTTTGGATTACGCAGTAAAGATGAGGATCAAGACTGCTGGACGACCAACTCCACAGATAACCATGATCAAAAATGCTAGACCAGGTCAACAGAAAGATTCAAAACTGACTAAGGTCTGGTATGAGAGATATTCTTGGCTAACGGGCAGTCCCACAACTAACCGCTTGTATTGTTGGCCATGCCTTCTGATGGGGAACCCTAAAGCTCACTTCAACACTTGGTCTGCTCAAGGATTCTGTGATGTTAAGAATTTAGATAGGGCTACGAAAAGGCATGACAAGTGTTTCGAGCACATCAGTGCGAATAGTAAGCTGAAGCTTTTTGGTCGGGTGCCTAACAAAGAGTTGGTTGACGAGGGAACGCGTTTGCAGAGAGCAAACCACAACGTTAAAGTGAGACGAAACAGAGATGCCTTAATCCGTCTGATTGATGCGACGGCTTATCTTGGAATGCAAGAGCAATCTTTTAGAGGGCATGACGAGAGGCAGGAGTCCGCTAACAAGGGCAACTACAGGGAGTTGGTGGACTTGATAGCACGCTATGACAACATATTAGCAGAGCATATTGAAAATTCTGGTGTTTTCTCCGACCTGTCTAAAACGATTCAGAATGATTTGATATCAGCAATTGCATCAACAATTAAAAGTGAGATCAAAGGAGAGGTGGATGCAGCTCCTTTTTTTGCTTGGCAGATTGACGAAACAACTGATGTGAGCTGTCACTCTCAGTTGTCTGTTATTGTCCGTTATATAGACGATAATGGCACAATTCAGGAGCGCTTTTTGGGCTTTTTTGATGTGTCCAGTGGACGGGATGCCCAGTCCATTTTTGAGTTATTGCAGTCAGAAATGTCTGGTTTTAACTTTGAGGAGAAGCTCATTGCACAAACTTACGATGGCGCTGCCATTATGGCATCAGATCTTAACAGTTTGCAAGCTAAGGTGCGAGCAGTTGCCCCCAGTGCAGTCTTCGTGCATTGCTATGCACATCGCCTTAATCTTGTTCTTAGCCAAGGATTGAAAAGCATCCCCAAGGCCAAGATTTTCTTTGCTACTCTTGGTGGGTTCAGCTCTTATTTTTGCAAATCAACCAAAAGAGTAATGATGCTGGAAGAATCTGGGTGTTCCAGAGTGCCAAGAAATGAACCCACACGTTGGAACTTCACCTCTCATATTGTCAACACAGTGGCTCTTAACAGAGACAGCCTGATAGACACATTCACTCGCATCATCAATCATCCCTCAATGGATGATGAGTCTGTAAGAACAGCAGATGGGCTGAAAACAAAGTTAGAGAActttgaatttatgtttttgctttatACAAGTGAGCAGATTTTCTCTGAGACAGACGTCATGTTTGACGTGTTGCAGAAAAAAGCAATGGATGTTTCACTTTGTAAAAGGAGTGTTGAGAAGCTCATGGACACTTTGGAGGAGCTGAAGTCAGAGGAGGCATTTGAGAGGATTTTCAGTAGAGCAGCAGATGTTACAGAGGATCCGGAGCTTGTGCACAGAAGGAAACGTAGACAAGGTAATGAGGATCCCAGAAAAGTTTATAGGCGACTGTATGACTCCATCCATACAAGTGTTAAAAGTCAGATCGGTCAGCGGTATCAAAACCTTGAATGTTTGAGATTCATGGAGCTTCTAGATTTTGCTAAATTCCAATCGTTCAGGACAGAATTTCCCTTGGATGCATTCAGAAGTCTGACAGATAATTACAGCCATTTCTTTGACCTGGTAAAACTGAAGACAGAGTTGCAGGTGTTTTACAGCGACAAGGAGATCCAAGGTGGCAGCATTAAGCTTTGCGATTCATTACAGTCAATGAAAGCCAGTGGACTGAATGATGCGATGCCTGAATTGTACAGACTTATGTCTCTCATTGCCACAATTGGGGTTACGTCTGCTGGGGTTGAGAGGAGTTTCTCTTGtctgaaaagactgaaaagcTACACAAGGAACACAATGGGACAAGAACGACTGAAGAACTTGGCAATCCTTGCAATCGAGAGGAAGATTCTAAAATCTCTTAGAAAGAATCCTCACTGGTACGAGAATACCATAGACATCTTTGCTGCAC
- the LOC137174879 gene encoding zinc finger MYM-type protein 1-like isoform X2, with the protein MEENQNLENHTNNPVTMEEPGSHSNNTEGVSNAPQHWLLLEIKQEEEEEEEQSISQRGDQKTENHTDNPVKREEPGSPSATTDKQGTENSGSHSNNTAGVSNAPQHWLLPDIKQEKEEEEEQSISQRGDLLDFTDQDHYKIKIEENQNLENHTNNPVKREEPGSPSATTDKQEKEEEEELFISQRGDQDHYEIEMEENQNPENHTNNPVTMEEPGSPSATTDKQENGAAIANEAINGNMSEGVTERHGRRHSEWFGEEHLVDYLLSHPFHSLDYAVKMRIKTAGRPTPQITMIKNARPGQQKDSKLTKVWYERYSWLTGSPTTNRLYCWPCLLMGNPKAHFNTWSAQGFCDVKNLDRATKRHDKCFEHISANSKLKLFGRVPNKELVDEGTRLQRANHNVKVRRNRDALIRLIDATAYLGMQEQSFRGHDERQESANKGNYRELVDLIARYDNILAEHIENSGVFSDLSKTIQNDLISAIASTIKSEIKGEVDAAPFFAWQIDETTDVSCHSQLSVIVRYIDDNGTIQERFLGFFDVSSGRDAQSIFELLQSEMSGFNFEEKLIAQTYDGAAIMASDLNSLQAKVRAVAPSAVFVHCYAHRLNLVLSQGLKSIPKAKIFFATLGGFSSYFCKSTKRVMMLEESGCSRVPRNEPTRWNFTSHIVNTVALNRDSLIDTFTRIINHPSMDDESVRTADGLKTKLENFEFMFLLYTSEQIFSETDVMFDVLQKKAMDVSLCKRSVEKLMDTLEELKSEEAFERIFSRAADVTEDPELVHRRKRRQGNEDPRKVYRRLYDSIHTSVKSQIGQRYQNLECLRFMELLDFAKFQSFRTEFPLDAFRSLTDNYSHFFDLVKLKTELQVFYSDKEIQGGSIKLCDSLQSMKASGLNDAMPELYRLMSLIATIGVTSAGVERSFSCLKRLKSYTRNTMGQERLKNLAILAIERKILKSLRKNPHWYENTIDIFAAQTSRGMDFSFK; encoded by the exons ATGGAGGAGAACCAGAACCTGGAGAACCACACCAACAACCCTGTTACAATGGAAGAACCAGGTTCACACTCCAACAACACAGAAGGTGTCAGTAATGCACCTCAACACTGGTTGCTgcttgaaataaaacaggaagaagaagaagaagaagaacagtccATCAGTCAGAGAGGAGACCAGAAGACAGAGAACCACACCGACAACCCTGTTAAAAGAGAAGAACCAGGTTCACCCTCTGCTACCACCGATAAACAG ggGACAGAAAACTCTGGTTCACACTCCAACAACACAGCAGGTGTCAGTAATGCACCTCAACACTGGTTGCTACCcgacataaaacaggaaaaagaagaagaagaagaacagtccATCAGTCAGAGAGGAGACCTGCTGGATTTCACAGACCAGGACCACTACAAGATCAAAATAGAGGAGAACCAGAACCTGGAGAACCACACCAACAACCCTGTTAAAAGAGAAGAACCAGGTTCACCCTCTGCTACCACCGATAAACAG gaaaaagaagaagaagaggaattGTTCATCAGTCAGAGAGGAGACCAGGACCACTATGAGATTGAAATGGAGGAGAACCAGAACCCGGAGAACCACACCAACAACCCTGTTACAATGGAAGAACCAGGTTCACCCTCTGCTACCACCGATAAACAG GAGAATGGTGCTGCTATTGCTAATGAGGCAATTAATGGCAACATGAGTGAGGGGGTCACAGAGAGGCATGGACGCAGACACAGCGAGTGGTTTGGGGAAGAACATCTCGTGGATTATTTGTTGTCACACCCATTCCACAGTTTGGATTACGCAGTAAAGATGAGGATCAAGACTGCTGGACGACCAACTCCACAGATAACCATGATCAAAAATGCTAGACCAGGTCAACAGAAAGATTCAAAACTGACTAAGGTCTGGTATGAGAGATATTCTTGGCTAACGGGCAGTCCCACAACTAACCGCTTGTATTGTTGGCCATGCCTTCTGATGGGGAACCCTAAAGCTCACTTCAACACTTGGTCTGCTCAAGGATTCTGTGATGTTAAGAATTTAGATAGGGCTACGAAAAGGCATGACAAGTGTTTCGAGCACATCAGTGCGAATAGTAAGCTGAAGCTTTTTGGTCGGGTGCCTAACAAAGAGTTGGTTGACGAGGGAACGCGTTTGCAGAGAGCAAACCACAACGTTAAAGTGAGACGAAACAGAGATGCCTTAATCCGTCTGATTGATGCGACGGCTTATCTTGGAATGCAAGAGCAATCTTTTAGAGGGCATGACGAGAGGCAGGAGTCCGCTAACAAGGGCAACTACAGGGAGTTGGTGGACTTGATAGCACGCTATGACAACATATTAGCAGAGCATATTGAAAATTCTGGTGTTTTCTCCGACCTGTCTAAAACGATTCAGAATGATTTGATATCAGCAATTGCATCAACAATTAAAAGTGAGATCAAAGGAGAGGTGGATGCAGCTCCTTTTTTTGCTTGGCAGATTGACGAAACAACTGATGTGAGCTGTCACTCTCAGTTGTCTGTTATTGTCCGTTATATAGACGATAATGGCACAATTCAGGAGCGCTTTTTGGGCTTTTTTGATGTGTCCAGTGGACGGGATGCCCAGTCCATTTTTGAGTTATTGCAGTCAGAAATGTCTGGTTTTAACTTTGAGGAGAAGCTCATTGCACAAACTTACGATGGCGCTGCCATTATGGCATCAGATCTTAACAGTTTGCAAGCTAAGGTGCGAGCAGTTGCCCCCAGTGCAGTCTTCGTGCATTGCTATGCACATCGCCTTAATCTTGTTCTTAGCCAAGGATTGAAAAGCATCCCCAAGGCCAAGATTTTCTTTGCTACTCTTGGTGGGTTCAGCTCTTATTTTTGCAAATCAACCAAAAGAGTAATGATGCTGGAAGAATCTGGGTGTTCCAGAGTGCCAAGAAATGAACCCACACGTTGGAACTTCACCTCTCATATTGTCAACACAGTGGCTCTTAACAGAGACAGCCTGATAGACACATTCACTCGCATCATCAATCATCCCTCAATGGATGATGAGTCTGTAAGAACAGCAGATGGGCTGAAAACAAAGTTAGAGAActttgaatttatgtttttgctttatACAAGTGAGCAGATTTTCTCTGAGACAGACGTCATGTTTGACGTGTTGCAGAAAAAAGCAATGGATGTTTCACTTTGTAAAAGGAGTGTTGAGAAGCTCATGGACACTTTGGAGGAGCTGAAGTCAGAGGAGGCATTTGAGAGGATTTTCAGTAGAGCAGCAGATGTTACAGAGGATCCGGAGCTTGTGCACAGAAGGAAACGTAGACAAGGTAATGAGGATCCCAGAAAAGTTTATAGGCGACTGTATGACTCCATCCATACAAGTGTTAAAAGTCAGATCGGTCAGCGGTATCAAAACCTTGAATGTTTGAGATTCATGGAGCTTCTAGATTTTGCTAAATTCCAATCGTTCAGGACAGAATTTCCCTTGGATGCATTCAGAAGTCTGACAGATAATTACAGCCATTTCTTTGACCTGGTAAAACTGAAGACAGAGTTGCAGGTGTTTTACAGCGACAAGGAGATCCAAGGTGGCAGCATTAAGCTTTGCGATTCATTACAGTCAATGAAAGCCAGTGGACTGAATGATGCGATGCCTGAATTGTACAGACTTATGTCTCTCATTGCCACAATTGGGGTTACGTCTGCTGGGGTTGAGAGGAGTTTCTCTTGtctgaaaagactgaaaagcTACACAAGGAACACAATGGGACAAGAACGACTGAAGAACTTGGCAATCCTTGCAATCGAGAGGAAGATTCTAAAATCTCTTAGAAAGAATCCTCACTGGTACGAGAATACCATAGACATCTTTGCTGCAC